In the genome of Hymenobacter cellulosivorans, one region contains:
- a CDS encoding pyridoxine 5'-phosphate synthase: MTKLSVNINKIATLRNARGHNRPDVLQVARDCERFGAQGITVHPRPDERHIRYQDVRDLRQIVTTELNVEGNPTPDFIDLVREVRPEQVTLVPDAPDAITSNAGWDTITHQIYLIGVVTELKSIGCRVSIFLDPDPAMVKAAVATGTDRIELYTEDYARQYPQDPAAAIAPYAVAATLAQQLGLGLNAGHDLDLENLAYLHQNLPGLAEVSIGHALVCDALYYGLENTIQLYRRQLV; encoded by the coding sequence ATGACGAAACTTAGCGTAAACATAAATAAAATCGCCACGCTGCGGAATGCCCGCGGCCACAACCGTCCCGATGTGTTGCAGGTAGCCCGTGACTGTGAGCGGTTTGGCGCCCAGGGCATCACGGTGCACCCCCGACCCGATGAGCGCCATATCCGCTACCAGGACGTGCGCGACCTGCGCCAGATCGTGACCACCGAGCTCAACGTGGAGGGCAACCCCACGCCCGACTTCATCGACTTGGTGCGCGAAGTGCGGCCCGAGCAGGTGACGCTGGTACCCGACGCGCCCGACGCTATTACCTCCAACGCCGGCTGGGACACCATCACCCACCAGATTTATCTGATTGGCGTGGTCACGGAGCTCAAATCCATTGGCTGCCGGGTGTCTATCTTCCTCGACCCCGACCCGGCCATGGTGAAGGCCGCCGTGGCCACGGGCACCGACCGGATTGAGCTCTACACCGAAGACTACGCCCGCCAGTACCCCCAGGACCCGGCCGCCGCTATTGCCCCCTACGCCGTGGCGGCCACCCTGGCCCAGCAGCTGGGCCTCGGCCTTAACGCCGGCCACGACCTGGATTTGGAAAACCTGGCCTACCTGCACCAGAACTTACCCGGGCTGGCCGAGGTTAGCATCGGGCACGCCCTGGTGTGCGACGCGCTGTACTACGGGCTGGAAAATACCATTCAGCTCTACCGCCGGCAGCTGGTGTGA
- the mnmH gene encoding tRNA 2-selenouridine(34) synthase MnmH, with translation MPRIPLSDFLTGPADAPILDVRAPIEYAHGHIPGALSLPLFSDEERARIGTTYKQVSQDRAIHIGLDFFGPKMSRMVKQAQKLAPNKEVRLHCWRGGMRSGAVHWLLELAGFKVHLLDKGYKDYRRWALAQFAEPRPMLILGGLTGSGKTDVLHELASRGETIVDLEGLASHKGSSFGAIGLPPQPTPEQFENNLALVLDQLPQGVTPWLEDESLTIGRLNIPKALFEQMRAAPLLVLDIPRPVRTSKLAAEYGKEDPQQLTEAIQRIGKRLGGLATKQALAAIEAGDMEQMVDIALSYYDKTYGFGLDNKTNSQVIRIPSDTCDPRVNADLVLAAARDAGLLVTA, from the coding sequence TTGCCTCGTATTCCCCTCTCCGATTTTCTGACCGGGCCTGCTGATGCCCCCATTCTGGACGTGCGCGCGCCCATTGAGTACGCCCACGGCCATATTCCGGGGGCGCTGAGCTTGCCGCTGTTTTCGGATGAGGAGCGGGCCCGCATCGGCACGACCTACAAGCAGGTCAGCCAGGACCGGGCCATCCACATCGGGCTCGACTTTTTTGGGCCCAAGATGAGCCGAATGGTGAAGCAGGCCCAAAAGCTGGCTCCTAACAAGGAAGTGCGGCTGCACTGCTGGCGGGGCGGCATGCGGAGCGGGGCCGTGCACTGGCTGCTGGAGCTGGCCGGCTTCAAGGTGCATTTGCTTGATAAAGGCTACAAGGATTACCGCCGCTGGGCCCTGGCCCAGTTCGCGGAGCCCCGGCCAATGCTGATTCTGGGCGGCCTTACCGGCTCGGGCAAAACCGACGTGCTGCACGAGTTGGCTAGCCGCGGCGAAACCATTGTCGACCTGGAGGGGCTGGCCAGCCATAAGGGGTCCTCGTTTGGGGCCATCGGCCTGCCGCCCCAGCCCACGCCCGAGCAGTTCGAAAACAACCTGGCTCTGGTGCTGGATCAGTTGCCGCAGGGCGTCACGCCCTGGCTGGAAGACGAGAGCCTGACCATCGGGCGCCTCAACATTCCCAAGGCCCTGTTTGAGCAGATGCGCGCCGCCCCCCTACTGGTGCTCGACATCCCGCGCCCGGTACGCACGAGCAAGCTGGCGGCCGAATACGGCAAGGAAGACCCGCAGCAATTGACCGAGGCCATTCAGCGCATCGGCAAGCGGCTGGGCGGCCTGGCGACCAAACAGGCCCTGGCCGCCATTGAGGCCGGCGACATGGAGCAAATGGTCGATATTGCCCTCTCCTACTATGACAAAACCTACGGCTTCGGGCTCGACAACAAGACCAACAGCCAGGTTATCCGCATTCCGTCCGACACCTGCGACCCACGGGTAAATGCCGATCTGGTGCTGGCCGCTGCCCGGGACGCTGGCTTACTAGTAACTGCCTAA
- a CDS encoding alpha/beta fold hydrolase has protein sequence MELQIKEQNGFQYVEEGSGEVLLLLHGLFGALSNWQDVIQEFGTDYRVIIPLLPIYDMPLTQAGVPGLVNYVEDFLREMRLQEPMTVLGNSLGGHIALVYALRNPQMVQRLVLTGSSGLFEDSMGGSFPKRGNYNFVQERVAYTFYDPSIATKDLVDEVFNVTNSNTKVLRIINIARSAQRHNLGKELTKITVPTLLVWGLNDTITPPMVAHEFERLLPNAELHFLDHCCHVPMMERPQDFNLLLRQFLRRTTLEPALT, from the coding sequence ATGGAATTGCAGATTAAGGAACAGAACGGTTTTCAGTATGTAGAAGAAGGCTCGGGCGAGGTGCTGCTGCTCTTGCACGGCCTGTTCGGAGCCCTGAGCAACTGGCAGGACGTTATCCAGGAATTTGGCACCGACTACCGGGTGATTATCCCGCTGCTGCCCATCTACGACATGCCCCTGACTCAGGCCGGGGTGCCCGGACTGGTCAATTACGTGGAAGACTTTCTACGGGAAATGCGCCTGCAAGAGCCCATGACGGTGCTTGGCAACTCCCTCGGCGGCCACATTGCCCTGGTATATGCCCTGCGCAACCCCCAGATGGTGCAGCGTCTGGTACTCACGGGCAGCAGTGGCTTGTTTGAAGACTCGATGGGCGGCTCTTTCCCCAAGCGCGGCAACTATAATTTCGTGCAGGAGCGCGTGGCCTACACCTTCTACGACCCCAGCATTGCTACCAAGGACCTGGTCGATGAGGTCTTCAACGTGACCAATTCCAACACCAAGGTGCTACGCATCATCAACATTGCCCGCTCAGCCCAGCGCCACAACCTGGGCAAGGAGCTCACCAAGATTACCGTGCCCACGCTGCTGGTCTGGGGCCTGAACGACACGATTACGCCCCCGATGGTGGCCCATGAGTTTGAGCGCCTGCTGCCCAATGCCGAGCTGCATTTTCTGGACCATTGCTGCCACGTGCCCATGATGGAACGGCCCCAGGATTTCAACCTGTTGCTGCGGCAGTTTCTGCGCCGCACGACCCTGGAGCCGGCCCTGACGTAA
- the selD gene encoding selenide, water dikinase SelD codes for MLPDTSSPATDQIRLTQYSHGAGCGCKIAPKVLDQILHTSIAQPEHEKLLVGNSSRDDAAVYDIGGGQAIISTTDFFMPIVDDAYDFGRIASANAISDVYAMGGRPVMAIAVLGWPIDKLAPEVARRVIEGSRSICAEAGIPLAGGHSIDSPEPIFGLAVTGMLDIPNLKQNDTATAGCELYLTKPLGVGMLTTAQKRGILLPEHEQIAPRSMMQLNKIGFDLGQLAAVRAMTDVTGFGLLGHLAEVCEGSNLTAEVEFSKVPLLAEAEQYRQQKAVPGGTVRNWDSYGHKIGEITDEQRQWLCDPQTSGGLLVCVEPGGRAQVQAVFEQYGLQLESFGSLRPHVAGEPWIEVK; via the coding sequence ATGCTTCCCGATACCTCCTCCCCTGCCACCGACCAGATTCGCCTGACCCAGTATAGCCACGGCGCGGGCTGCGGCTGCAAAATCGCGCCCAAGGTGCTCGACCAGATTCTGCACACCAGCATAGCTCAACCCGAGCACGAGAAGCTGCTGGTCGGCAACAGCAGCCGCGACGACGCGGCCGTGTACGACATCGGCGGCGGGCAAGCCATCATCAGCACCACCGACTTCTTCATGCCTATTGTGGACGACGCCTATGACTTCGGGCGCATCGCCTCGGCCAACGCTATTTCGGACGTGTACGCCATGGGCGGCCGGCCCGTCATGGCCATTGCCGTGCTGGGCTGGCCCATTGATAAGCTGGCGCCCGAAGTAGCCCGCCGGGTGATTGAGGGCAGCCGCAGCATTTGCGCCGAGGCCGGCATTCCGCTGGCCGGCGGCCACAGCATCGATTCGCCGGAGCCCATTTTCGGCTTGGCCGTGACCGGGATGCTCGATATTCCGAACCTGAAGCAGAACGACACCGCTACGGCCGGCTGCGAGCTGTATCTGACCAAGCCCCTGGGCGTGGGCATGCTCACCACGGCCCAGAAGCGCGGCATTCTGCTGCCCGAGCACGAACAGATTGCGCCCCGGAGCATGATGCAGCTCAACAAAATCGGCTTTGACCTGGGCCAGCTCGCGGCCGTGCGGGCCATGACCGATGTAACGGGCTTCGGCCTGCTGGGTCACCTCGCGGAAGTGTGCGAAGGCAGCAACCTGACAGCCGAAGTGGAGTTTAGCAAGGTGCCTTTGCTGGCCGAGGCTGAGCAGTACCGGCAGCAGAAAGCCGTACCCGGCGGCACGGTGCGCAACTGGGACAGCTACGGCCACAAAATCGGGGAAATAACCGACGAGCAGCGCCAGTGGCTCTGTGACCCTCAGACTTCGGGCGGCCTGCTGGTGTGCGTGGAACCCGGCGGCCGGGCCCA
- a CDS encoding VOC family protein, with amino-acid sequence MLVPKLRVARPTDNLAAVIRFYRDGLGLPELTSFTAHNGFDGVMLGHLAGPYHFEFTHQPGHTAGRAPTADNLLVFYLPDAAEWQAAVQRLLDHGYPPVPSYNPYWDQQGRTFEDPDGYRVVLQRAAWAL; translated from the coding sequence ATGCTGGTTCCGAAGCTGCGGGTAGCCCGCCCCACCGATAATTTGGCAGCCGTAATTCGCTTTTACCGCGACGGGCTGGGCCTGCCGGAGCTGACTTCCTTCACGGCCCACAACGGCTTCGATGGGGTGATGCTGGGCCATCTGGCCGGGCCCTATCATTTCGAGTTTACCCACCAGCCTGGCCATACCGCGGGCCGGGCCCCCACTGCCGACAACCTGCTGGTCTTCTACCTGCCCGACGCGGCCGAGTGGCAGGCAGCCGTACAGCGCCTGCTCGACCACGGCTACCCGCCCGTGCCGTCTTACAACCCCTATTGGGACCAGCAGGGCCGCACCTTCGAAGACCCCGACGGTTACCGCGTGGTGCTGCAGCGGGCCGCGTGGGCGCTGTAG
- a CDS encoding CBS domain-containing protein codes for MIAEDLLNQMIPPLKVSDSAGKAAKWLEEFHVGQLPVLDNRLYRGLITEADLLDHDQPDEPLTNVTFGFADVHVQRDQHFYSIMELAIQNKLQLVPVLDDKQEYLGVVTVGDTLAAFGQLPIAAGQGGILVLSMDERDYSLTQISRYVEENNAKVLSAHVAQDEHDPYKIRLTLKLNTPNMARITATLERFGYVITAQFSGAGEVGENEQERFDGLLKYLSL; via the coding sequence ATGATTGCTGAAGACTTGCTCAACCAAATGATTCCGCCGCTGAAGGTGTCGGACTCAGCCGGGAAGGCGGCCAAGTGGCTGGAAGAATTCCACGTTGGCCAGTTGCCCGTACTCGACAACCGCCTCTACCGCGGCCTGATTACCGAAGCTGATCTGCTCGACCATGACCAGCCCGACGAGCCGCTGACCAACGTCACGTTTGGCTTTGCCGACGTACACGTGCAGCGCGACCAGCATTTTTACAGCATTATGGAGCTGGCTATCCAAAATAAGCTGCAGCTCGTGCCCGTGCTTGATGACAAGCAGGAGTACCTGGGCGTGGTTACCGTCGGCGACACGCTGGCCGCGTTCGGCCAGCTGCCGATAGCTGCGGGGCAGGGCGGTATTCTGGTGCTGTCCATGGATGAGCGGGACTACTCTCTGACCCAGATTAGCCGCTACGTAGAGGAAAACAACGCCAAGGTCCTCAGTGCCCACGTAGCCCAGGACGAGCACGACCCCTACAAAATTCGCCTGACGCTGAAGCTCAATACCCCTAATATGGCCCGCATTACGGCCACGCTTGAGCGGTTTGGCTACGTTATTACCGCCCAGTTCAGCGGGGCTGGGGAGGTTGGCGAAAACGAGCAGGAGCGTTTCGATGGTCTGCTCAAATACCTAAGCCTGTAG
- a CDS encoding CvpA family protein: protein MSGFDILLLIPLGVGAVKGFRRGLVLETASLLAFVLGIIGGLALLNDAVPLVRNYVGEAFGMLPIVSFLLVFVLITWGVHMAGGLVKTAVHLTPLGMLDNLLGGAAGALKWVLGISLLLHGIGFAGLKLISPTVVADSQVLPVVQQATPFALEIVGFVLPFATTLLEQLRGVF from the coding sequence ATGTCCGGCTTCGATATTCTGCTGCTGATTCCGCTGGGTGTGGGGGCCGTCAAAGGCTTCCGGCGCGGACTGGTGCTGGAGACGGCTTCGCTGCTGGCCTTCGTGCTGGGCATTATCGGCGGACTGGCCTTACTCAACGACGCGGTTCCGCTGGTGCGCAACTACGTGGGTGAGGCTTTCGGAATGTTGCCCATCGTGTCGTTTCTGCTGGTGTTTGTGCTTATCACCTGGGGCGTACACATGGCGGGCGGCCTGGTTAAAACGGCCGTGCACCTGACGCCCCTGGGCATGCTCGACAACCTGCTGGGCGGGGCCGCCGGGGCCCTGAAATGGGTGTTAGGCATTAGCTTGCTGCTGCACGGCATCGGCTTTGCTGGGCTCAAGCTTATTTCGCCTACGGTCGTCGCCGACTCGCAAGTATTGCCCGTAGTGCAGCAGGCCACCCCGTTTGCCCTCGAAATCGTGGGCTTCGTGCTGCCCTTCGCTACCACGCTGCTCGAGCAGCTACGTGGAGTGTTCTAA
- a CDS encoding anthranilate synthase component II, which translates to MRLLLLDNFDSFTFNLLDYFQQLGAAVQVVRNDVSLEQIRQYEFDGIVLSPGPGTPAKAGCLLQVIEEYYQRVPMLGVCLGHQALGEFFGARLQRAARPMHGKVSDIAVASSADPLFAGLPPQFAVTRYHSLIVNLLPPDLEALAYTTDAAHELMGFRHRTYPLYGVQFHPEALLTSHGLALLRNWVKCCIIAKDGHSALAGLEISPEDGIAD; encoded by the coding sequence ATGCGCCTGCTGCTGCTCGACAACTTCGACTCGTTCACCTTCAACCTGCTGGATTACTTTCAGCAGCTCGGGGCCGCCGTGCAGGTTGTCCGCAACGACGTGTCGCTCGAGCAAATCAGGCAATATGAGTTCGACGGCATCGTTCTGTCGCCGGGGCCTGGTACACCGGCCAAGGCGGGCTGTTTGCTGCAGGTTATCGAGGAATACTACCAGCGCGTGCCTATGCTAGGCGTGTGCCTAGGTCACCAGGCGTTGGGCGAGTTCTTCGGAGCCCGGCTTCAGCGGGCAGCTCGGCCCATGCACGGTAAAGTGTCGGACATAGCTGTGGCCTCCTCGGCCGACCCGCTGTTTGCCGGTCTGCCGCCGCAATTTGCTGTCACGCGCTACCATTCACTGATTGTCAATTTATTACCTCCCGATTTAGAGGCCCTGGCTTACACCACCGATGCGGCGCACGAACTGATGGGATTCCGGCACCGTACCTACCCTTTGTACGGCGTCCAGTTTCATCCTGAAGCGCTGCTCACTTCCCACGGGCTGGCACTTCTCCGCAATTGGGTCAAGTGTTGTATCATTGCGAAGGATGGTCACTCAGCCCTAGCCGGCCTCGAAATCTCCCCCGAAGATGGAATTGCAGATTAA
- a CDS encoding GatB/YqeY domain-containing protein, whose amino-acid sequence MALKETIDADIKKAMLAKDKVRLQALRSIKSQIMLAETAEGAHGAALTEDAELKLLNKAAKQRREAAETYQKQFRSDLEEIELAELAIIEEYLPQQLSEADLVEKLVGIIQRVGATGPSDLGKVMGVAARELSGQADGKMISQVVSNLLNNTNV is encoded by the coding sequence ATGGCTCTGAAGGAAACCATCGACGCGGATATCAAAAAGGCTATGCTGGCCAAGGACAAAGTTCGGCTCCAGGCCCTGCGTAGCATCAAGTCGCAGATCATGCTGGCCGAAACGGCCGAAGGGGCCCACGGTGCTGCCCTGACCGAGGACGCCGAACTCAAGCTGCTCAACAAAGCCGCCAAGCAGCGCCGCGAAGCCGCCGAAACCTACCAGAAGCAGTTCCGCTCCGACCTGGAAGAAATCGAGCTAGCCGAGCTGGCCATCATCGAAGAGTACCTGCCCCAGCAGCTCTCAGAAGCTGATCTGGTCGAAAAGCTCGTGGGCATCATCCAGCGCGTGGGTGCCACCGGCCCCTCCGACCTGGGCAAGGTAATGGGCGTTGCCGCCCGGGAGTTGTCCGGCCAGGCCGACGGCAAGATGATTTCTCAAGTCGTCAGCAACCTGCTCAACAACACGAATGTCTAG